A genome region from Schlesneria paludicola DSM 18645 includes the following:
- a CDS encoding ABC transporter permease → MNLALIAWKSIRERGLASLLTGLSVALGVMLMVAVLIIHGILQNTFSQRSINYDLIVGPKGSPLQLVLSTVYHVSPPIANLPYQFYLDLKENKRIKVAIPIAMGDTTEQGGFPIVGTVPEFFEVEYAPKRPFMVLDPKGHGFRLPFDAYIGSRVARENNWTIGSKLKLVHGGAETGHVHNEEFEVVGILAPTGTPHDKTVYVNMDGFYQIQGHDKPLDEAITREDEFYRRPKRSPEELAAEIARIEKKFPKHDHSAHAGHEDHNHIHALPAVQKEVTSILLQCQSPIVASLLSADMRRGYQAEAVNPVVPMQQLMNEVLGPVRSLLLVMTSLIVLVSGIGIFVSIYNSMSARRREIAIMRALGAQRQTVLSIVLLESTILCLGGGVLGLLLGHAIVFIARPIVEVRTGLIINPFEFSPYEFILFPVLLVLGILVGFLPGMTAYRTDVAESLSS, encoded by the coding sequence GTGAATTTAGCATTGATCGCCTGGAAGAGTATCCGCGAACGAGGATTGGCGTCGTTGCTGACTGGGCTCAGTGTCGCGCTCGGTGTGATGCTGATGGTTGCGGTTCTCATCATCCATGGCATTCTGCAAAATACGTTCAGCCAGCGTTCCATTAATTACGACTTGATCGTGGGGCCCAAGGGATCGCCACTGCAGTTGGTACTCAGCACGGTCTACCACGTCAGCCCCCCCATCGCCAATTTGCCCTACCAGTTCTATCTGGACTTGAAAGAGAACAAGCGCATCAAGGTCGCAATTCCCATCGCGATGGGTGACACGACCGAGCAGGGCGGGTTTCCGATTGTCGGGACTGTTCCCGAATTCTTCGAAGTCGAGTACGCCCCCAAACGCCCGTTTATGGTGCTGGACCCCAAGGGGCACGGATTTCGCCTTCCGTTCGATGCCTATATTGGCTCAAGAGTGGCCAGAGAGAATAACTGGACGATCGGCTCAAAGCTGAAGCTCGTTCACGGCGGCGCGGAAACGGGCCATGTGCATAACGAAGAGTTCGAAGTCGTCGGCATCCTGGCTCCAACCGGCACTCCACATGACAAGACAGTCTATGTGAACATGGACGGCTTCTATCAAATCCAGGGCCACGATAAGCCACTGGACGAAGCGATCACGCGCGAGGACGAATTCTATCGCCGACCAAAGCGATCCCCCGAAGAATTGGCCGCGGAAATCGCCCGAATCGAAAAGAAGTTTCCGAAACACGACCACTCTGCACACGCAGGTCATGAAGACCACAACCACATTCACGCATTGCCTGCCGTACAAAAGGAAGTGACTTCGATTCTGCTTCAGTGCCAGTCGCCGATTGTTGCCAGTTTGCTTTCCGCCGATATGCGGCGTGGCTATCAAGCGGAAGCCGTGAATCCTGTCGTGCCGATGCAGCAATTGATGAACGAAGTTTTGGGGCCGGTGCGGTCACTGCTGCTCGTGATGACCTCCCTGATCGTACTCGTTTCCGGAATTGGTATTTTCGTCAGCATCTACAACTCGATGTCTGCTCGTCGACGCGAAATCGCCATCATGCGTGCGTTGGGTGCTCAACGGCAGACCGTGTTGTCAATCGTCTTGTTGGAGTCCACAATCCTGTGCCTGGGCGGTGGAGTCCTCGGTCTGTTGCTGGGTCATGCCATCGTCTTCATCGCGAGACCGATTGTCGAAGTCAGAACAGGGCTGATCATCAATCCATTCGAGTTCTCGCCGTATGAATTCATCCTGTTCCCCGTCTTGCTGGTTCTGGGAATTCTGGTCGGTTTCTTGCCGGGGATGACGGCATACCGCACCGACGTTGCCGAATCGTTGAGCAGCTAG
- a CDS encoding nitrate/nitrite transporter, whose translation MSSDLSQTPNSARPTNVRYLVLTVATLMSVLLYLDRFAVNIAAEYIRADLRMTKTQMAWFISAFFWSYALCQVPAGWLSDRFGSRTMLTVYILAWSAVTAWIGAAHAVWMMLWLRLLCGATQAGAYPTAAGLIRQWFPMSFRGTASSIVALGGRIGAVLAPVLTAWMIVWFVSGRPEPKLEVSDILNERSFLAQFDPGRSFDSTKDLDHQRHQFATSILGKLDASQNETLSKAAHQADIELQTIVAAANSTKPQTFDLRDWFPIPSDKDATATFGQSTEMATLIDVIAARMPSDHFTNHITPPLKLSQRGTALLDQHASGKSLTDEETIRLNRFALESLFPTEIRKAQGQGWRPTMMLYGAIGIVIALAFGLIARNSPLQHSWTNESERNLILGETSQTVAATEPQKTVFPWRAFMTDLSLWGNSLSQFTTNIGWLFIVVSLPTYLGEIHDVPLVTKGIMTAFPSGMGILGMICGGRWTDWAAKRFGLKWGRRLPLSVSRFTAAASYAACLLISVLIPPDPHKEWLPWLYVIALSFVAASTDFGMPAVWAYAQDVGGRYTASILGWGNMWGNLGAAVAPLIYNLCLGEHPGVANWNLVFAACCGIFVLSGLFGLLVDATKPLGVKRSAA comes from the coding sequence ATGTCGAGCGATCTTTCTCAAACTCCCAATTCCGCCCGGCCTACGAATGTACGTTATCTCGTACTGACCGTCGCCACGCTCATGTCGGTCCTGCTGTATCTGGACCGCTTCGCGGTCAATATCGCGGCGGAGTACATCCGTGCCGACCTGCGGATGACGAAAACACAAATGGCCTGGTTTATCAGTGCCTTCTTTTGGTCGTATGCGTTGTGTCAGGTCCCCGCGGGATGGCTGAGCGACCGTTTCGGCTCGCGGACCATGCTCACCGTCTACATCCTTGCCTGGTCGGCCGTTACGGCCTGGATCGGTGCCGCACATGCCGTCTGGATGATGCTGTGGCTGCGTTTGCTCTGTGGAGCCACTCAGGCCGGTGCCTACCCGACCGCAGCGGGTCTGATCCGTCAATGGTTTCCCATGTCGTTTCGCGGTACGGCGAGCTCCATCGTGGCGCTCGGCGGCCGAATTGGTGCAGTATTGGCTCCAGTGCTGACCGCCTGGATGATTGTCTGGTTCGTATCAGGTCGGCCCGAACCAAAATTGGAAGTGAGCGACATTCTCAATGAACGGTCGTTCCTGGCACAGTTTGATCCCGGACGCAGCTTCGATTCGACGAAGGACCTGGATCATCAACGACATCAGTTTGCCACATCAATCCTGGGAAAATTAGACGCAAGTCAAAACGAGACTCTCTCGAAAGCAGCCCATCAAGCCGACATTGAGCTGCAAACGATCGTCGCTGCCGCCAATTCCACGAAGCCCCAAACATTTGATCTTCGAGATTGGTTTCCGATCCCGTCAGACAAAGATGCGACCGCCACGTTCGGTCAAAGCACAGAAATGGCAACGTTGATCGACGTCATCGCCGCTCGGATGCCGAGCGACCATTTCACGAATCACATCACGCCCCCCTTGAAACTCTCTCAGCGGGGCACAGCGCTGCTTGATCAACACGCCAGCGGCAAGTCACTCACAGACGAGGAGACGATCCGCCTGAATCGTTTCGCTCTCGAAAGCCTGTTTCCAACGGAGATTCGTAAAGCCCAAGGGCAGGGCTGGCGACCGACAATGATGCTGTACGGGGCGATTGGAATCGTCATCGCGCTTGCCTTTGGCCTGATTGCACGCAACTCACCTCTGCAACATTCGTGGACGAATGAATCCGAACGAAACCTGATCCTCGGCGAAACATCCCAGACAGTCGCGGCAACCGAACCTCAAAAAACGGTCTTCCCCTGGCGTGCGTTCATGACAGACCTCAGTCTCTGGGGCAATAGCCTGTCCCAGTTCACGACGAATATCGGCTGGTTGTTCATCGTCGTCTCGCTGCCGACGTATCTCGGCGAGATTCATGACGTGCCGCTGGTGACGAAGGGAATCATGACGGCCTTTCCGAGTGGGATGGGAATCCTCGGAATGATTTGTGGCGGACGCTGGACCGACTGGGCGGCCAAACGGTTTGGTTTGAAATGGGGCCGCCGCCTGCCGCTCTCGGTGTCGCGATTCACGGCGGCCGCCAGTTATGCGGCGTGTCTGCTGATCAGCGTTCTGATCCCGCCCGACCCCCACAAGGAATGGCTGCCTTGGCTGTATGTCATCGCACTATCCTTTGTTGCCGCGTCCACCGACTTCGGCATGCCCGCCGTTTGGGCCTACGCACAAGACGTCGGCGGCCGCTATACGGCATCTATTCTCGGCTGGGGGAATATGTGGGGGAACCTGGGTGCAGCCGTCGCCCCGCTGATTTACAATCTTTGTCTGGGCGAACATCCTGGGGTTGCGAACTGGAACCTGGTCTTTGCAGCCTGTTGCGGCATCTTTGTGTTGTCAGGCCTGTTTGGCCTGCTGGTCGACGCAACCAAACCACTGGGTGTGAAACGATCTGCAGCCTGA
- a CDS encoding HpcH/HpaI aldolase family protein, translating to MQINPVKQKTANGGVSIGTMMFEFNTTGIGRIAANAGAEFAVYDMEHTGWDIESIRMLIATTPKPTLVPIVRIPTTQYHFVSRVLDMGAMGIMAPMVESAEEARLLVQSAKYPPLGRRGAAFGIPHDDYGIGTIPEIVRSANAEVLLIVQVETAKGLKNLEEIAAVPEVDVLWIGLYDMASSMGLAGQMDHPDLHAAIDRVLAACQKFNKVPAVLVTSVEEGQAQLKRGFRLVAFGGDVWIYQTALKQGLAALRNR from the coding sequence GTGCAGATCAATCCGGTCAAGCAAAAAACCGCCAATGGCGGTGTCTCCATCGGTACGATGATGTTCGAGTTCAACACGACCGGCATCGGTCGGATCGCCGCGAATGCCGGGGCGGAATTCGCGGTTTACGACATGGAACATACGGGATGGGACATCGAATCGATTCGAATGCTCATCGCCACGACGCCAAAGCCAACTCTGGTCCCCATCGTCCGCATCCCCACCACACAATATCATTTTGTCTCGCGTGTGCTGGACATGGGGGCCATGGGAATCATGGCTCCCATGGTGGAATCGGCCGAGGAAGCACGACTGCTGGTCCAGTCGGCCAAGTATCCTCCCCTCGGACGGCGTGGAGCCGCATTTGGAATCCCGCATGACGACTACGGCATCGGCACGATTCCCGAAATCGTACGTTCGGCCAATGCCGAGGTCCTACTTATTGTGCAGGTCGAAACCGCGAAGGGGCTGAAGAATCTGGAAGAAATCGCGGCCGTTCCGGAAGTGGACGTCCTCTGGATTGGCCTGTACGACATGGCGAGCTCAATGGGACTCGCCGGACAAATGGACCACCCCGACCTGCACGCCGCGATTGACCGCGTTCTTGCCGCCTGCCAAAAGTTCAACAAAGTTCCCGCGGTGCTCGTCACCAGCGTCGAAGAAGGACAGGCGCAACTGAAACGCGGCTTCCGGCTGGTGGCCTTCGGCGGTGACGTCTGGATCTATCAAACCGCCCTCAAACAGGGTTTGGCCGCCTTGCGGAACCGTTGA